From the genome of Denticeps clupeoides chromosome 4, fDenClu1.1, whole genome shotgun sequence, one region includes:
- the slc43a3a gene encoding solute carrier family 43 member 3a isoform X2: MFSCENRLKLRYKLTLVSGLVECLCFSGVVFGWASLVFVLKEDGYFSDLCVNVTRPDNNLPHTDCTGQDEQFSLIFTIASFLNNFLSLPNGFVFDYFGTMATRFIAVSLYTTGTLMVAASSAALSLMLYPALCFIAVGGIFFLITNIQVGNLFGAHRSTIITLYNGAFDSSSAIFFIIKVLFEAGISFHFSFLFLTACSVIHFLRTIFLMPKKHIPYLIPDDYTYGMNCGKSKSYDMETPEAEQQQEEDVAERPGNLPLQPQDIPQETIEEGTGHRAGKETTFRSCLTSSSFLWHLVWLSVMQLRHYFFIGTLNPMLNQLSNQNPALVSQYTNAFAFTQLCGVLCAPWNGLIMDRHKGKPLAAGMTHREADLQSAALSLFITSLQCLLFSICAAVPVLPLQYITFIIQVLNRAFLYGGNAAFISVASILL, from the exons ATGTTTTCTTGCGAGAATAGACTGAAATTGCGTTATAAGTTGACCCTTGTTTCAGGCCTGGTGGAGTGCCTGTGTTTTTCTGGGGTGGTCTTTGGTTGGGCCTCGCTTGTTTTTGTTCTAAAAGAAGATGGATACTTCAGCGACCTCTGTGTGAACGTGACACGACCTGACAACAATCTGCCACACACAG ACTGCACTGGACAAGACGAGCAGTTCTCCCTGATCTTCACCATCGCCTCCTTCCTGAACAATTTCCTCTCCCTGCCCAATGGCTTCGTTTTTGACTACTTTGGCACGATGGCAACAAGATTTATAGCAGT GTCTTTATATACAACAGGAACACTGATGGTGGCAGCATCTAGTGCAG CACTCTCCCTCATGCTGTACCCAGCTTTGTGCTTTATTGCAGTgggtggaattttttttctcatcacaAACATTCAG GTGGGGAACCTTTTTGGAGCTCATCGTTCTACCATCATCACCCTCTACAATGGAGCCTTTGACTCATCCTCTgccattttctttattataaag GTACTGTTTGAGGCGGGCATTTCTTTCCACttttccttcctcttcctcactgcCTGTAGTGTTATTCACTTTCTTCGtaccatcttcctcatgccgaAGAAACACATCCCCTACCTCATTCCTGATGACTACACATATGG AATGAACTGTGGCAAATCAAAAAGCTACGATATGGAGACACCAGAggcggagcagcagcaggaagaagatGTGGCAGAGCGGCCAGGCAATCTACCATTACAACCTCAGGATATACCTCAGGAAACAATAGAAGAGGGCACAGGACACAGAGCAGGGAAGG AGACCACTTTCAGGAGCTGCCTCACATCCTCCTCCTTCCTGTGGCACCTGGTGTGGCTTTCTGTCATGCAGCTCCGCCACTACTTCTTCATCGGGACTTTGAACCCGATGCTTAACCAGCTGTCCAACCAAAATCCAGCCCTGG TGAGTCAGTACACCAAtgcctttgccttcactcagTTGTGTGGTGTGCTCTGTGCTCCCTGGAATGGACTTATTATGGACAGACACAAAGGCAAGCCACTGGCTGCAG GCATGACGCACAGAGAGGCTGACCTTCAGTCAGCAGCACTCTCCCTCTTCATCACTTCCCTCCAGTGCCTCCTGTTCTCCATCTGTGCTGCAGTTCCTGTCCTCCCCCTTCAGTACATCACCTTCATCATACAGGTCCTTAACCGTGCCTTTCTCTATGGAGGCAATGCTGCATTCATTAGTGTCGC GTCAATATTGCTCTAA
- the slc43a3a gene encoding solute carrier family 43 member 3a isoform X1 — protein sequence MFSCENRLKLRYKLTLVSGLVECLCFSGVVFGWASLVFVLKEDGYFSDLCVNVTRPDNNLPHTDCTGQDEQFSLIFTIASFLNNFLSLPNGFVFDYFGTMATRFIAVSLYTTGTLMVAASSAALSLMLYPALCFIAVGGIFFLITNIQVGNLFGAHRSTIITLYNGAFDSSSAIFFIIKVLFEAGISFHFSFLFLTACSVIHFLRTIFLMPKKHIPYLIPDDYTYGMNCGKSKSYDMETPEAEQQQEEDVAERPGNLPLQPQDIPQETIEEGTGHRAGKETTFRSCLTSSSFLWHLVWLSVMQLRHYFFIGTLNPMLNQLSNQNPALVSQYTNAFAFTQLCGVLCAPWNGLIMDRHKGKPLAAGMTHREADLQSAALSLFITSLQCLLFSICAAVPVLPLQYITFIIQVLNRAFLYGGNAAFISVAFPSQHFGKLFGVMMSLSAVVALLQYPCFALVKAQGGDTTYVNIALTLLTLLAFIHPLDIYLSCRRMAKQREKTLAVSSEAPMMEAKL from the exons ATGTTTTCTTGCGAGAATAGACTGAAATTGCGTTATAAGTTGACCCTTGTTTCAGGCCTGGTGGAGTGCCTGTGTTTTTCTGGGGTGGTCTTTGGTTGGGCCTCGCTTGTTTTTGTTCTAAAAGAAGATGGATACTTCAGCGACCTCTGTGTGAACGTGACACGACCTGACAACAATCTGCCACACACAG ACTGCACTGGACAAGACGAGCAGTTCTCCCTGATCTTCACCATCGCCTCCTTCCTGAACAATTTCCTCTCCCTGCCCAATGGCTTCGTTTTTGACTACTTTGGCACGATGGCAACAAGATTTATAGCAGT GTCTTTATATACAACAGGAACACTGATGGTGGCAGCATCTAGTGCAG CACTCTCCCTCATGCTGTACCCAGCTTTGTGCTTTATTGCAGTgggtggaattttttttctcatcacaAACATTCAG GTGGGGAACCTTTTTGGAGCTCATCGTTCTACCATCATCACCCTCTACAATGGAGCCTTTGACTCATCCTCTgccattttctttattataaag GTACTGTTTGAGGCGGGCATTTCTTTCCACttttccttcctcttcctcactgcCTGTAGTGTTATTCACTTTCTTCGtaccatcttcctcatgccgaAGAAACACATCCCCTACCTCATTCCTGATGACTACACATATGG AATGAACTGTGGCAAATCAAAAAGCTACGATATGGAGACACCAGAggcggagcagcagcaggaagaagatGTGGCAGAGCGGCCAGGCAATCTACCATTACAACCTCAGGATATACCTCAGGAAACAATAGAAGAGGGCACAGGACACAGAGCAGGGAAGG AGACCACTTTCAGGAGCTGCCTCACATCCTCCTCCTTCCTGTGGCACCTGGTGTGGCTTTCTGTCATGCAGCTCCGCCACTACTTCTTCATCGGGACTTTGAACCCGATGCTTAACCAGCTGTCCAACCAAAATCCAGCCCTGG TGAGTCAGTACACCAAtgcctttgccttcactcagTTGTGTGGTGTGCTCTGTGCTCCCTGGAATGGACTTATTATGGACAGACACAAAGGCAAGCCACTGGCTGCAG GCATGACGCACAGAGAGGCTGACCTTCAGTCAGCAGCACTCTCCCTCTTCATCACTTCCCTCCAGTGCCTCCTGTTCTCCATCTGTGCTGCAGTTCCTGTCCTCCCCCTTCAGTACATCACCTTCATCATACAGGTCCTTAACCGTGCCTTTCTCTATGGAGGCAATGCTGCATTCATTAGTGTCGC GTTTCCCAGCCAACATTTTGGGAAGTTATTTGGAGTGATGATGTCATTATCTGCCGTTGTGGCGCTGCTTCAGTACCCCTGTTTCGCCCTGGTTAAGGCACAAGGAGGGGACACTACCTAT GTCAATATTGCTCTAACATTGCTCACTTTGCTGGCTTTCATTCACCCCCTGGACATCTACCTCAGCTGCAGAAGAATGGCTAAGCAGAGGGAGAAAACACTGGCTGTGTCATCAGAGGCACCAATGATGGAAGCAAAACTGTAA